A region of the Dyadobacter sp. CECT 9275 genome:
GGCGCATTAAACAAAAAAGGCTCGACAAGCGGATGACGCTGCAGGAACTCGCGGATAAATCCGGTGTCAGTAAGGGTTTGGTGTCACAGATCGAAAACGGCCGTACCATCCCGTCGCTCCCTGTTATGCTCAGCATCATACAGTCACTTCAGATCGAGGCCAGTGCTTTCTTTGAAGGCCTCAGCTTGTTGGAACCAACTATTTTGGTAAACCGCAGGAAAGACTACGCCACCTTTGAGAAGGAAGATGCACAAGGGTTTCATTACAGCCGGATGATGATGCGCAACCTGCCTGCCAGTACCGTGGACTTTGCACTCCTGGAACTAGCCACGGATTCATACCGGGAAGAAGTGACGACCGACGCCTACGAATTTATCTATATTGTTAAGGGTCAAACCGAGTACCACGTTAATGGACAGGTACTGATACTGGAAGAGGGAGACTCCATTTTCTTCGACGGCCGCCTGCCTCACGTCCCCAAAAACATCTCCGATTCGCCCTGCCTTTTACTGGTTCTTTATTTTTTCGACTAAGCCATATCCAACGCCCGGGATAGTAG
Encoded here:
- a CDS encoding helix-turn-helix domain-containing protein, with amino-acid sequence MEGFFILEVGRRIKQKRLDKRMTLQELADKSGVSKGLVSQIENGRTIPSLPVMLSIIQSLQIEASAFFEGLSLLEPTILVNRRKDYATFEKEDAQGFHYSRMMMRNLPASTVDFALLELATDSYREEVTTDAYEFIYIVKGQTEYHVNGQVLILEEGDSIFFDGRLPHVPKNISDSPCLLLVLYFFD